A stretch of the Aegilops tauschii subsp. strangulata cultivar AL8/78 chromosome 4, Aet v6.0, whole genome shotgun sequence genome encodes the following:
- the LOC109735142 gene encoding uncharacterized protein — protein MAKNITALQNVPLNLAIWRARVSLPGTRRQAIRFATARQEPYTMSHDNGFREAATDDEDGCSEQESFFQCLDRVKPPGDGDPVFPSDDGEEDGLSDAARVSFATAVDDRLQEEQAVLDEDEDYEEEDLSTYDYDMWMEADDPVPIKERRRRLLHGMGLNSNRDILRSRIARTRNISRRPPRRAFAPSASSTPPEIMKRQPSAFLKRCRSDSLLAARGGAARKLTALRRAHSAPHSLLGSPRHRALRPAARCPLPSAASKDEGGGENRNCNLDDGKVFVVNGSQSTDGGRGAAHNAHGFAGYTPFVKQLMRRSQSQTVKAGAGNKDDGKPTIKKPRWLKNMKLVATVAALIHEKDRDRDRDRDRSSALPSAMTMSKSKSASAAAAADSATSSSSTERLKVHHSGQSSKDLTGLYMRQEVRAHEGSIWSIKFSADAQYLASGGEDRVVRVWQVVHTDASPSILTPDLSTGKILPPLAPADGGSLAGAPGLAALSRKVLRGKSSKHVLPEHVVLPETVFALAEQPACVFEGHEDDVLDLSWSKQSSRLLSSSMDKTVRLWDVESKACLQMFGHSDYVTCIQFNPADEGYFISGSLDCRVRIWSVAERQVVDWSDLNDMVTAASYTPDGQAAIVGSHKGCCRFYKTRDCKLNQEAQIDMSISKKRKSQAKKITGFQFAPGNPSEILVTSADSQIRVFNGITVLQKFKGFKNTSSQLSASYSGDGRYVVCASEDSHVYVWRRAAGGMGSAAGGGIGVKAKTWLTSRSYEYFFCRDVSAAVPWPGSSPSPLPRAGDERASSSVHGGAGRRASDNDPFGDGVQLPPRPKSGPLTFPGSQAEMLRMGPSSREAGCNAWGMVVVTAGLGGEMRVYQNFGMPVGIKGQK, from the exons ATGGCAAAAAACATTACAGCCTTACAAAACGTGCCCCTAAATTTAGCAATTTGGAGAGCAAGGGTTTCTCTCCCAGGCACGCGCCGGCAGGCCATTCGTTTTGCCACCGCCAGGCAAGAACCGTACACCATGAGCCATGACAATGGATTCcgggaggcggcgacggacgacgAGGATGGCTGCAGCGAGCAGGAGTCCTTCTTTCAATGCCTCGATCGCGTGAAGCCCCCCGGCGATGGCGACCCGGTCTTCCCCTCCGACGACGGTGAGGAGGATGGCCTCAGCGACGCTGCTCGTGTCTCCTTTGCCACCGCCGTGGATGACCGGCTCCAGGAGGAGCAGGCGGTGCTGGACGAGGATGAGGACTACGAGGAGGAGGACTTGTCGACGTACGACTACGACATGTGGATGGAGGCGGACGATCCCGTGCCCATCAAGGAGCGTCGCCGCCGACTGCTCCACGGGATGGGCCTCAACAGCAACAGAGACATCCTCCGAAGCCGCATCGCCAGGACGAGGAATATTTCCAGGCGTCCGCCCCGGCGGGCGTTCGCGCCGTCTGCGTCTTCCACGCCTCCCGAGATCATGAAACGGCAGCCCAGCGCCTTCCTTAAACGTTGCCGGTCGGATAGCCTCCTCGCCGCCCGAGGCGGCGCCGCGAGAAAGCTGACGGCACTACGCCGCGCGCACTCAGCACCGCACTCTCTGCTAGGCTCGCCCCGGCACAGGGCTCTCCGACCAGCCGCTCGTTGTCCGTTGCCATCAGCGGCGTCCAAGGACGAAGGAGGGGGAGAAAATAGAAACTGCAACCTGGATGACGGCAAAGTGTTCGTCGTGAACGGCAGCCAGTCCACGGACGGCGGGCGCGGCGCGGCCCACAACGCCCATGGCTTCGCCGGGTACACCCCGTTTGTGAAACAGCTCATGCGGCGAAGCCAGAGCCAGACTGTGAAGGCGGGGGCGGGGAACAAGGACGACGGGAAGCCGACGATTAAGAAACCACGGTGGCTGAAGAACATGAAGCTCGTCGCCACAGTCGCCGCCCTCATCCACGAGAAAGACAGGGACAGGGACAGGGACAGGGACAGGTCGTCCGCGCTTCCGTCCGCGATGACCATGTCCAAGTCCAagtcggcgtcggcggcggcggcggcggacagcGCAACGTCGTCGTCGTCCACCGAGCGGCTCAAGGTGCACCACTCCGGCCAGTCGAGCAAGGACCTGACGGGGCTGTACATGCGGCAGGAGGTGCGCGCGCACGAGGGGTCCATATGGAGCATCAAGTTCAGCGCTGACGCCCAGTACCTCGCAAGCGGCGGGGAGGACCGCGTGGTGCGTGTCTGGCAGGTCGTGCACACCGACGCCTCCCCCTCTATCCTGACGCCGGATCTCTCGACCGGCAAGATTCTTCCCCCGCTGGCTCCCGCCGACGGCGGGTCCTTGGCGGGGGCACCGGGGCTGGCAGCGCTGTCGAGGAAGGTCCTGCGCGGGAAGAGCAGCAAGCACGTGCTCCCGGAGCACGTGGTGCTGCCGGAGACCGTGTTCGCGCTCGCCGAGCAGCCGGCGTGCGTCTTCGAGGGCCACGAGGACGACGTGCTGGACCTGTCGTGGTCCAAGCAGTCGTCGAGGCTGCTGTCGTCGTCCATGGACAAGACGGTGCGGCTGTGGGACGTGGAGAGCAAGGCGTGCCTGCAGATGTTCGGGCACAGCGACTACGTGACGTGCATCCAGTTCAACCCGGCGGACGAAGGCTACTTCATCAGCGGCTCGCTGGACTGCAGGGTGCGTATCTGGAGCGTGGCGGAGCGGCAAGTCGTCGATTGGAGCGACCTCAACGACATGGTCACCGCCGCCAGCTACACCCCCGACGGCCAG GCTGCGATCGTTGGATCGCACAAGGGGTGCTGCCGGTTCTACAAGACAAGAG ATTGCAAGCTGAACCAGGAGGCTCAGATCGACATGAGCATATCCAAGAAGCGCAAGTCGCAGGCGAAGAAGATCACCGGATTCCAG TTTGCGCCGGGAAACCCGTCGGAGATCCTGGTGACGTCGGCGGACTCGCAGATCCGGGTGTTCAACGGCATCACCGTCCTCCAGAAGTTCAAAG GGTTCAAGAACACCAGCAGCCAGCTCTCGGCGTCCTACTCCGGCGACGGCCGCTACGTGGTCTGCGCCAGCGAGGACTCGCACGTGTACGTCTGGAGGCGCGCCGCCGGCGGCATGGGCTCCGCTGCGGGGGGAGGCATCGGCGTCAAGGCCAAGACGTGGCTCACCAGCCGCTCCTACGAGTACTTCTTCTGCAGGGACGTGTCCGCCGCGGTGCCGTGGCCCGGGTCCTCCCCGTCGCCGCTCCCGCGCGCGGGAGACGAGCGCGCGTCGTCGAGCGTCCATGGCGGCGCTGGCAGGAGAGCGTCGGACAACGACCCGTTCGGCGACGGCGTGCAGCTGCCACCACGTCCCAAGTCCGGGCCGCTTACGTTCCCCGGCTCGCAGGCGGAGATGCTGCGCATGGGGCCGTCGTCGCGGGAGGCCGGCTGCAACGCGTGGGGGATGGTGGTGGTCACGGCGGGCCTGGGCGGGGAGATGAGGGTGTACCAGAACTTTGGGATGCCGGTGGGGATCAAAGGGCAGAAGTGA